In Paludibaculum fermentans, the genomic stretch CAGTTCACCATCCTCACTGCGCTGCTCACGCTCTTCCTGCTCTGCCCGTCGCTCAGCAACCTGGCCAGAAAACTCCATACGCTGCCGCAAGCCGAGTGGCTGCCGCCGTTTTGGTTCCTGGGCCTCTACGAAGTACTTCTGGGAAAAGCCGACGCGGCCTATCGCGCCCTGGCCGCCACCGCCCTGCAGGCGCTCGCCATCTGCTGCGTCACCGCGGTGGTCACCTATGCTTTGAGCTACCGCCGCCACTTCCGCCGCATCCCGGAAACCCTGGAACGCGGCTCGTCCTTTGCCGCGCCGGTCTGGGATCGCCTGGAACGTTTCGCCGGCCGCTTCATCAAGGACCGGCGCCGCCTCGGCCTGCTGCTGTTCGTCCTTCAGACCTTCATCCGCAGCCACACCCACCGGCTGCTCTTCGGGGTCTTCCTGGCCCTGGCCAACGCCGTGATTCTGAACGACGTCCTCACCCTCGTGCTCACCACCAACCGCGAGACGGACATCGTGCTTTCCGCGCCACTCATCGTCAGCTTCTTCCTGCTCACCGGCTTCCGGTTTCTCTATGAAATCCCGGCCGACCTGCCCGCTCACTGGCTGTTCCGCATCGCCGCACCCGGCCGCCCCATCACGTTCCACAAGCTGATGCTGGCCTTCGTACTGCTGCTGACTACGCCCATCAACTTTCTACTGCTGCCGGTCAACGACGCCCTGCTCCATTCGGCCTACTGCGGGCTGCTAGCCGTAGTCCTGGGTGAGGCCCTCTTTGTTGGCTACCAGAAGATCCCGTTCACGTGCACCTTCGGCGCGGCCAAGTGGAACGTCACCTATTCGCTCTTCATCTGGTTCCTGATCTTCATCCTCTATACCTGGGTGGCTATTCGCGTGGAGCTCTATCTCGGCGCCAGTCCGGTCGCCTTCGCCGCAGCCTACGCGCTGCTGGCTGCGGTTGCGTTCTGGCTCCATCGCTACCGCAACCAGCTCTGGGACGAAGATCCGGCCCTGCGCTTCTACGATGGACAAGCGCCCACCGTCCAGACTCTCGACCTCAACGGTTGACCTACTCGGCCCGCAACGTCACCGCCGGATCGGTCCGTCCTGCCCTTCGCGCGGGTCCCATGCCTGACAACAAACCCACCAGAATCAACACCGCCGGAGCCAGGACCCACGAGACCATATCTCCGCTGCTCACCCCGAACAGCAGGATTCGCAGCGCCCGTCCCGCCGGCCAGGCCAGCAGCAAACCCAGCGCGATCCCACTGCCTGCCAGCTTGCCGGCATGCCGCAGGACGATCCCGCGAATGTGGTTCCTGTCCGCCCCCAGCGCCATCCGGATTCCGAACTCCCGCAGCCGCAGGTCCGCCATATACGAGACCACTCCATACAGTCCCAGGCACGCCAGTAACAGCGAAGCGAATCCAAACAGGGACACCAACCCCGTCATCACGCTGCGCCCCTGCATGACTCGCTGGACCCACTCGTCCATTGTCCGGACATCATAGACCGGCTGTTCCGGATTCTCCGTGTGGATCTGCTGGATCACTGCTTGAGCCAGCAACCCAGGCTGCCCGGCCGTCCGCACGGCCAGCGCCGCCCGGTCCTGGGTCCTCTGGGTTTCCGGCCAATAGACCTGCGAACGCTCATCCTTCTCCGGGGAATCGTTCCGGACGTGGCCGACCACCCCGACAATCTCCGCCCAGGGCCCCTTGAACGACGGACCAGCGATACGGAACCGCTTGCCCACTGGACTCTCCGCGCCAAACACGGTGCGGGCCAGTTTTTCGTCGATCAGGCCAACGGCCGCCGTGTGCGGGCGGTCGCTCTCCTGCAGCAACCGGCCTTGCCGCAGCGGGATCCCCATGGCCGCAAAGTACCCGGGGGTGGCCGAGCGCCAATCCGCCGTGTAGCGCTCCGGCCTCCCTTCGAACTCGATGCCGCCGGTTTGCGCGATCCCACTCATGGGCAGGCGGTTCACCAGGCCCGCCGCCGTCACCCCCGGTACCGACATCACCCTTTGAATCAACCGGTTGTAGTAATCCGACACCTGTTGGTCTTCGGGGAACCGCGCCCGCGTGACCGCCAGGTGCAGGGTCAGCACCCGCTCCGCGGTGAAGCCGGGCTGCACCCGGAGCAACTGCGAGAAACTACGCAGGAATAGCGCTCCACCGAAAAGCAGGACCACCGTCATCGCCACCTGCGCCACCACCAGGAGGTTCCTGGACTGGCCGCCGCCCGCCACCGAGCGCGTATTCAATCGCAGCCCGGCAGAAGGGGACTCGCGCGCTGCCATCCTTGCCGGCAGCAGCCCCGCACACAGCACGACCAGCAGGGCAACGCCGATCGCAAATGCCAGCACCGGTCCGTGCAGCCCGATGGACTCGAGACGGGGCGTATCTGCTGGCAAATAGGGGACTAATATCCGGAGCAGCCACAGGGCCAACAGGATGCCGCCGGCGATCCCAGCTAACGCCAAGGGCAGCACCTCGGCCAGCAGTTGACGTCTCAGCCGACCGCCCGTCGCGCCCAGGGCCACGCGCAGGGCGATCTCCCTCGACCGGGCACTGGCACGGGCAATCAGCAGGACACCCAGGTTCATCGCGCCGATCAGCAGCAGGCAGCCCACCGCCGCCAGCAGAACGTACAGGGTGCCGCGCACCTGCAGGGCGTCGCTGTCCGCCAACGGCTCCACCACGGCTCCGATTTCGGCCTGGTCGCCTTTGAAACTCAGTGGGTTAGCGAGAGCCAGCTTGTGCATCAAAGCGTCCAGTTCCGCTTGCGCCTGCTCCACCCGCACGCCCGCCTTCAGACGCCCCACCGCTCTGTATTGGTAGTTCATGTCGGCCCGGATTTCGTCCGGCGGAATGTAGAGCGGCGTCCATAACTCGAAGTCTTTGTTGGGATAACGGTAGGCCGGCGGCATCACACCGATCACTTCGTATGGCTGACCATTGAGCTGGATCTTGCGGCCCACGACGCCGGAATCGCCGCCAAACCTCCGCTGCCAGAACCCATGGCTGAGAATCGCCACTTTGGCATCGGCCAGTTGCTCTTCCTCTGTGAATGCATGCCCCAGCAGTGGGCTCATGCCCAGCACGCTCGGAACGTTGTAGGTTGTCCGCGCACCCTGCAGCCGCTCCGGGGGGCCATCGCCTGTCATGTTGAAGTTCGCGATGGGGCGCGTCAGCCCCAGGTCCTGCAACTGCTTCAGGCCGTTGCGCCACTCCAGCCACAGTGCGGCGTTCACGTTGAACCGGCCGGTGGGGCCCTTGGTCCACGTCGGCGCCAGTGCGACGAGTTGTTCCTGTTGCGGGTACGGCAGCGGCTGCAGCAGCACACCATAGACCACGCTAAAGATGGCCGTACTCAGCGCGATCCCCAAGGCCAGGGTGGCGCAGATCACCCCGGTCCACACCGGAGTCCGCCCCAGCATCCGCACTCCATGGCGCGCATCTTCCAGAAAGCGCTGGATGCCCGCCATGCCCCACGTTTCACGCGCCTCTTCCCGAATCTGGGCCAGATTGCCGAAGGCTCGCCGCGCCGCGCGCTCCGCCTCCGCTGGATCTTCCCCGGCCGCTACACGCTCCTGGACTTCGATCGCCAGATGCGACCGCAGTTCCTCATCCAGATCAGTCTCTTCCTGATTCCTGCGCCGCCACCAACGGATCCACTCGGGCATGGTCTACTCCTGCGGGCGCATCACGCGCGCCATCGTCTTCACGAAGAGCTTCCACTTCGTCTCTTCCTCGATCAGTTGCTGTTTGCCGGCCTCGGTCAGCCGGTAGAACCGCGCGCGTTGTTTGTTCTCGGTGACGCCCCACTCGGCTTCGATCCAGCCTTCGCGCCGCAGGCGGTGCAGCGCGGGATACAGGCTCCCATGCTCCACTTGTAGTAATTCGTCGGACTTGGCCCGGATCACCTGACCGATCCCATGCCCGTGCTGTGGACCCCATTGCAGCGTCTGCAGGATCAACAGATCCAGGGTCCCTTGCAGCATCTCCAGCTTCCGCGGTTTGTCCATGTGGTAGAGAGTCTACTACCATAAGGGGTCGAATACCTACCACTATGTAAGGCAGGCCAATCTGTTTACTTTTTTCTCGATTGCTGTCGGCTTTTCCGCGCAATTGCTGCGTAGTGTGGCAGGGGCTGTCAGAGACGCCTGATTTGGTGTAGCGTCATCATCCTTACCTGGGTCATACGCCGCGTCCAGTTCACGGAGGAGGGTGTCCTTTCCGCCCCCAAACAACCGCTGGGGAAATACATGAAAAAACAACTGGGAACTACGTTTGCCCTGCTCTGTGGGTTAGCTATGTCCTTGACCGCCCAGGAGAAATGGTCGCTGGAAGCGCCTGCCTCCGTGAAGTGGTCGCGTGTCATTCTGGGTGGCACTTACCTCTTTTCGACCGAGAAGGGCCTGCACGCCATCGATACCGAATCCGGCAAACTGCTCTGGACCCGGACCGACCTGGGCAAACTCCTCGAATTCAACATCGAAGAGGTTCCGGGCATCCCGCTGCTCTTCATCGCCGAGAACAGCCGCCGCTTCTCGAACAACTCGAGCCTCGTCGCCATCAGCCTCGAAACTGGCGAAGACGTCTGGAAAACCGAGAAGATGAAGGGCGTCCTGATCGATCTCGTCGGCAACCGTGCGGAAGGCATGGTGGTGGCGCTCTCCTGTGAATTCGCCGGCAACAAGGTGCCAGTCCGCTACATCGGCTTTGACATCGCGACCGGCCAGGTTAAGTTCGAAGGCGGCATCAAGGACAAGGCCGATCTCTATATCAATGAAAAGAGTGGCAAGTTCATGCCGCGCCTCGATCTCGACGGCCATGCCCAGCCCACCTTCGAGGAAGGCGCCATGTATCTCGCCTACGCCGGCCTGCACAAGATCGACACCAAAACCGGAGCCGTCCTCTGGGGCGCGCCATTCGACGTCACCGAAGGCCACTACAAACGTACGAATTCGTCACCCATCGTCGATGGCGGGCTCGTCTACAGCTCGGCCAAGGGCATTGTCCGCGCCTTCGACAAGACCAGCGGCACCCTCAAGTGGACCTCGTCCGACTTCGGCGCCGCCATACCCGAGATCCTGGTCAGGAACAACCTGGTCATTGCCCGTATGGGCGGCACCTATTTCGACTCCAGCAAGCGTGAGTTCGAACTCAAGAAGCCCCTGGGCATCGTGGCCCTTGATTCCGGCTCCGGCCAGTTGAAGTGGCATTACGACGGGGCCAAGGAATCGACAACAAACATGGTCTACGACGCACCGTCAAACACCGTCATGATTGCCGACGCCCGCTCCCTGGTCGGCCTGAAGGCGGACGCCGCCGGCGGAGCCAAGGAAGCCTTCCGCGTCCCGCTCGAATTCAAAGCCAAGTCGAGCGGCGGCAAAAAGGCCGCCAAGATGGCCGGCAAGTTCGCGCTGGGCGGAGTGCGGGCCATGGCTCGCAAGGATAACAGCGACGAGGATTTCCCGCTCGCCCTGGTGCCGCGCCAGAACGGCACGGTGGTCGTCCGCGCTAAACAACACCTGTTGTCTTTCAAGCCGGCCACCCACGAGATCGCCTGGGGTGTTGAATACAAAGCTCCGGACCTGCCCGGTTGGCAGAAGCTGGCCACCACGGCTGCTTTCGCCATGGCTTACTACATGAACACCGGCACCGCGCTGAATACCCAACTAGGCACGTCCACCAACACTCAGGCCAACAACATGCGCCAGGACAACATCTCGGGCATGTTCGGAGCGTGGTCCAAGCGTTTCAGCGCAGCCAACGCCACGTTCAACTACGCTTACATGCTGACCGACGTTGAGATGGACAACAAGGGCGCGCCGGGCATCGTCGGCGTGAACCTCGACAGCGGCGAAACCGAGCAGGAAGTAGTGTTTAACGACCGTGAGCCGGACTACGTCGTCGACGAACTGCACGGCATCGTGGTCCGTACGCACAAGTCCGGTAAACAGATCGTCGCTTCGTCCCTACGCTAAGTTACACTGTTTCATTCGGTTATGCCTGATACCGCCGAGCCGCGCAACACCCTCGACGACCAACTCCCGCTGGTCTACGAGGAGTTGCGCCGGCTCGCCGCGTCCTACCTGCGCCGCGAGCGCACCGACCACACCCTGCAGCCCACCTCCCTCGTCCACGAGGCCTACCTCCGCCTGCTGGAGCAGCGCCAGACCGGCTGGTCGAACCGCGCCCAGCTCATCGGGCTGGCGGCGTCCATGATGCGCCGCATTCTGGTGAACTACGCCTGCGCCCACGACGCCCTCAAGCGCGGCGGCGGTGCCCTGCGTATGTCCATCGACGAGCCCGACTCCTCTGACCCTGCCTCCAAACCCCCATCTACGGTAGACTTACTCGCGCTCGACCAAGCCCTGGACCAGCTCGCACTCTTCCATCCGGAATGTGCCAGAATCGTCGAGATGAAGTACTTCGGCGGCCTCA encodes the following:
- a CDS encoding ABC transporter permease, with translation MPEWIRWWRRRNQEETDLDEELRSHLAIEVQERVAAGEDPAEAERAARRAFGNLAQIREEARETWGMAGIQRFLEDARHGVRMLGRTPVWTGVICATLALGIALSTAIFSVVYGVLLQPLPYPQQEQLVALAPTWTKGPTGRFNVNAALWLEWRNGLKQLQDLGLTRPIANFNMTGDGPPERLQGARTTYNVPSVLGMSPLLGHAFTEEEQLADAKVAILSHGFWQRRFGGDSGVVGRKIQLNGQPYEVIGVMPPAYRYPNKDFELWTPLYIPPDEIRADMNYQYRAVGRLKAGVRVEQAQAELDALMHKLALANPLSFKGDQAEIGAVVEPLADSDALQVRGTLYVLLAAVGCLLLIGAMNLGVLLIARASARSREIALRVALGATGGRLRRQLLAEVLPLALAGIAGGILLALWLLRILVPYLPADTPRLESIGLHGPVLAFAIGVALLVVLCAGLLPARMAARESPSAGLRLNTRSVAGGGQSRNLLVVAQVAMTVVLLFGGALFLRSFSQLLRVQPGFTAERVLTLHLAVTRARFPEDQQVSDYYNRLIQRVMSVPGVTAAGLVNRLPMSGIAQTGGIEFEGRPERYTADWRSATPGYFAAMGIPLRQGRLLQESDRPHTAAVGLIDEKLARTVFGAESPVGKRFRIAGPSFKGPWAEIVGVVGHVRNDSPEKDERSQVYWPETQRTQDRAALAVRTAGQPGLLAQAVIQQIHTENPEQPVYDVRTMDEWVQRVMQGRSVMTGLVSLFGFASLLLACLGLYGVVSYMADLRLREFGIRMALGADRNHIRGIVLRHAGKLAGSGIALGLLLAWPAGRALRILLFGVSSGDMVSWVLAPAVLILVGLLSGMGPARRAGRTDPAVTLRAE
- a CDS encoding PadR family transcriptional regulator, coding for MDKPRKLEMLQGTLDLLILQTLQWGPQHGHGIGQVIRAKSDELLQVEHGSLYPALHRLRREGWIEAEWGVTENKQRARFYRLTEAGKQQLIEEETKWKLFVKTMARVMRPQE
- a CDS encoding outer membrane protein assembly factor BamB family protein, producing MKKQLGTTFALLCGLAMSLTAQEKWSLEAPASVKWSRVILGGTYLFSTEKGLHAIDTESGKLLWTRTDLGKLLEFNIEEVPGIPLLFIAENSRRFSNNSSLVAISLETGEDVWKTEKMKGVLIDLVGNRAEGMVVALSCEFAGNKVPVRYIGFDIATGQVKFEGGIKDKADLYINEKSGKFMPRLDLDGHAQPTFEEGAMYLAYAGLHKIDTKTGAVLWGAPFDVTEGHYKRTNSSPIVDGGLVYSSAKGIVRAFDKTSGTLKWTSSDFGAAIPEILVRNNLVIARMGGTYFDSSKREFELKKPLGIVALDSGSGQLKWHYDGAKESTTNMVYDAPSNTVMIADARSLVGLKADAAGGAKEAFRVPLEFKAKSSGGKKAAKMAGKFALGGVRAMARKDNSDEDFPLALVPRQNGTVVVRAKQHLLSFKPATHEIAWGVEYKAPDLPGWQKLATTAAFAMAYYMNTGTALNTQLGTSTNTQANNMRQDNISGMFGAWSKRFSAANATFNYAYMLTDVEMDNKGAPGIVGVNLDSGETEQEVVFNDREPDYVVDELHGIVVRTHKSGKQIVASSLR
- a CDS encoding ECF-type sigma factor, translated to MPDTAEPRNTLDDQLPLVYEELRRLAASYLRRERTDHTLQPTSLVHEAYLRLLEQRQTGWSNRAQLIGLAASMMRRILVNYACAHDALKRGGGALRMSIDEPDSSDPASKPPSTVDLLALDQALDQLALFHPECARIVEMKYFGGLNFEEVAEVLGITERTVQRHWRTARAWLFSRLST